DNA from Taeniopygia guttata chromosome 28, bTaeGut7.mat, whole genome shotgun sequence:
TTGACAGAGGACTGGTTGAACttttaaaggcttttaaaaGTCGTTTCCCATCCAAACTGTTCTAAGAAGTGGTCATTAAGTTAGAATTTATTTAGTGACAGACCTGcaaacacagaatattttgttttttcctaaagGTGGTTGGTGCAAAAGTGGTGACAAATGCTCGCAGTCCTGGTGCTCGCTGCTATGGCTTTGTGACAATGTCAACATCTGAGGAGGCCACCAAGTGTATTAATCACCTCCACAGAACAGAGCTGCATGGTAAAATGATTTCTGTGGAAAAGGTGAGTGGCAGCTGTTTCATGGCAgtgtaatgaaaataaaagcatgcaATTTTAATCTCTGTCTCTGACTATGTAATTATTTCTGGCTGAATTTCTAGGCAAAAAATgaaccagcaggaaaaaagcctTCTGACAAAAAAGAAGGTgaaacaaggaaggaaaaagacagGCACCATTCTGCAGAGTGCAAATCTGAGAAGTAaagtgttgttttgtattttatgaTACTTAAAGACCACTCATTTCAAGTACAGCCAGGTGACCAAGTTGAACTGTAATAAATCTTGATTTAATGTTTTATTCTGCACTTTAAGTAGGAATAATGCTTGGAAAGTTGATGTTTTACAGTGGTAAGGGCACCTTAACTGGCCTTCTGTTCAGAAATAAGAAGCTCTTTAGTATAAAAACTTGTTAGCTATATTGGGAGATActaaatcaaattatttctaGGTAAAGCATTACTTTTACCAGAGGTTTCTCCTCTGATCTGACTCTAtcttgaacttttttttttaactgacaaATATTTCTAGGATTTATTCTGTCTTTTTGGTAGACTGACTCTGTGATTAGTGAGTGATACTTCCAGCATTGGTTTTTCAAGTGGTTTGTTGCTTTTGAAAGAGGCATtttgctttcctgctttttgtaGGTCTGTTGGTATtaagaaggaggagaagatcGACAAAAAAGATGATGCTAAGAAATcagagaaagatgaaaaagaaggaaaagaaaaggatgaACAAAAGACTGGATCTTCTGATAGATCCAGGGCAAGCAAATCAGGTGATGCTGGATGcccttcagaaatgttttcaagGGTACTTGTACATTATTAGATGTGATTGATAATTCAGTAAAAAGAAGCTTACTTAGTAAAACTGACACATCAGAAAATATCTTGAaaatttttacttcattttctaATAACTTAAAACAGAGTTTCCATCATTTTTATGGAACTGTCACTGTGGTTCTGTGTtcttttttgggcttttttttttaaactgtggtGAAGGGTTTATTTTGTGGACAgaagaattaaattaaatttgtgtTCTTTTAGCTGTCATCCCTGCCAGAAAATACTGCTGTAATTTTGTGATAAATTTACTGCTCCCATCCTCAAGTTGGCCAAATCTTGGGAAGCTATTTAAATCATGAATAAGTCTCATAAGTTATTAAAATcctcattaaaataattttgtactCTTCACAGTTTTGAATCTTGCAAGAATTGTTGAATATCTTTTGTACCATTTATTTTTTggctctgttttgttttctagcGAGTCGAGGAACAGAAAGGACAGTGGTAATGGATAAATCTAAAGGAGAGCCAGTTATTAGTGTGAAAACCTCTGCCTCAAAAGAGAGGGTAAGGCAAACTTCCAGAGAAGCTTTTGTGTAAAAATAGGTGTCAAATAGATTTATGTGCTCAGAGGTGAAGGGGTTTTATCCTTCCGTATTGGTACAGTTATCCTTTTAGCACTTTCTGGAAAGCATCAGAGTGTTAATGATGTGGCAGAGGGGAACTGCTTCTGTTTCAccttttttgtacttttttacTGCTGACCTAGTGGAAGAAGTCAAGTTGCAATATGAAAATGGTTTTAGAGTGATGTGTTTCCCTGAGCTTGTAATGTTACTGTGCAAGTCAGGTTGTGTTGCCGTAGTACTTATTTGTAATATTTAGAAGTTCTGGTCAAAGTGGGGGTACTTTTCCCTCAAATTCCACTGTTGTTTACCTCTGGGAAAGGCACGGTAGCCTGTTTTGTTCAGGTTGATACAAGTGTAGTGTTTGCCTAGGAGTTGTAGCTGGAACTGCCCTGTGTTCAGCTCATGCATTGTTCTGGTTCATGTCAGAGCACAAAAAGCCAGGACCGCAAATCGGAGAGCAAAGAAAAGCAGGATATTTTATCATTCGATAAAATCAAGGAGCAGCGGGAACGGGAGCGGCAgaggcagagggagagagaaatcaGGGAAACTGAGAGGCGCCGGTGAGTTCCTACTCCCTCTAAActttaaatggcattttttactccctttcttgttttgtgttttggaCAGGCTGCAAAACAGTGCTGTGCTGACCCTCCAACAGTGATATTTCAGATTAATGTCTGTTCTAGCAGTAATTAGTATGAAATCAATGCTAAGTGATGGAGGCTTTTACTGCTGAAATCAATGTTCTCATGAGAATTCCATAGGTGATTTCAGGCTTTGTCTTCCACTTGACTGGAtttgaatttttgctttttctacaGAAGCTTGTAAATACTTTTTGTACATCAGATTTTTGTCTTGAGACTTGCTGGGGTCTCTGAAAGCTTTTTCAGACCTGACTTAAGAGTAGATGGTGTGTCACTTATGTACAGTTCTCACCTTTGCTTCTGTCGTTTGTATggaattctttattttctcttaagcTGTTACTTAATTGAGAAGAACTGGGAGAAAACagaagcttttttaaaaaatgaaacccCACCCAAAACAAAGAAGCAGTAAAGCTTGGACAAGAGTctcaattaaaaaacaaatatctCTTTGAaattagagagagagagaggcgaGACCGGGAGCAGCGCCTCGCAGCCATTCACGAGCGGGATGAGAGACAGAGGCTTCAGAGGGAGCGGGAACGGCTGGAATTCCAACGGCAGCGCCTGGACAGAGAGCGCTTGGagagggagaggctggagagggaaagGATGCACATAGAGCAGGAGAGGAGACGGGAACAGGAGCGAATccagagggagagggaagagctgcgacgccagcaggagcagctgcgcTACGAGCAGGAGCGGAGATCTGCCATGAGGAGGCCTTACGATCCTGACAGCaggtgaggagcagggcagggcaccCCAAACTCAGCTCCATTCCCTTTGGGAGCTTGTGAAAATGGGGAGCACTCTGGGTAATGCAGTCATGGGAGCTTGCAGCTGAAAGACTCATTAGGTGCTGCTTTTAACACTAATAGCAATTTGAAGAAGAGCAAATACCGTGCTTGTAAGCACTGTTCTGGTCTGCTCCTGTTTCCCAAAGAGGGATGACCAAGAGTAGTAACAACACAGAGTTGTTACTGCTCTGAGTAATAGAGAGTATTAGTGTAGTTAATGGAGTAGTAGTGTGTATACATTTTACATGGTAGCGGGAAAGATACTCATTCTCTTCTCACATCACCACGTGCTGAAATTAAGCTGGTTTTGGTAaaccaaattctctctgaaatCAAAATGCAACTTCTGCTTAACACacctatatttttaattattgggTGGAATGAGGTTTGAGAGAGCAGGAAAGGGGGGATGgttctggggctgctgctgatgTGAGCCGTGTGCAGGCGGGATGACCCGTACTGGCCCGAGGCCAAGCGGCTGGCGCTGGAGGAGCGGTACCACTCGGACTTCGGCCGCCAGGATCGCTTCCACGACTTTGACCACCGGGACCGCGGCCGCTACCAGGATCACTGCTTGGACAGGTTGGCAAGGCActggctcttcttcttcttcctatGTCTTCAGGGAAATTTGGTGTCTTGAATGTCAGCAGAGTGTAAGAAATCATTCTTGTGTATTTCTCATGTCTGATTTCACACGTGTTTGCAATCCTTTGTTTCTGTGGGTTAGGGTCATAGAAGGAGGCTGCATAAAGATGATAAGCCAAGTCCTAATGCAGTCTGCCATGATGCTGATGGAAATACAACACCTCCTCTCAAGGTGTACGGAAGTCTACTTTATGAACCCCTAAGATTTAGCCATTTACTTTTGCTTTAAAACTTTCCCTGCCCTTTGCAGCCTGGCTAATGCAGGTTTTTAGcgccacagaaaggaaaaatactttctgtGTGGTGCCATTGAGGCTTCCCTTTACTCTCAAAGGATCTCTGGTGAAAACTGTactgtttggttttgcttgtaACTCCTTTGTGACGCTGGTAGGTTCACTCAGTATTCTCCCTTGGTATCACTGAGTACCTGGCCATCCTCAGTGGTGCCTTTTCTACCCAGATTACAGTGATAGGTGTTACTTTGATCTCTTTTTATGCTATGAAACAAGAACTCTTTTGAGTTTTCTTGCTACTGAACATTAGCATCCAGATTTACAGCCTAAGGAAGATGAACTTTCCATGTGTTATTTCATGCAGACACTGGAATTATAATTACTGTGTTGATTCAActgaaacttttcttttttgtttcaggAGAGACTGTACAAGGGGGATTCCAGATCGAGATGGGCAGGTGCGTTACAAGCAAATTACTGCTTCAGTTAAAAATCAAGACAAGCTGACCTCATAGCAGAAAGGACACAGTAGGCCAAAGCACAAACACAATAATTTCAGCTGAGATACTTAAGCAGAGCGAATTTTGTGTGCTAATGAACAGAAAGTAAATTATTAGGTTACCTGCTTGCTGGGGTGGTAGCCTCAGATGTAGTCAAGAGGAAACCTCTGAGTGGTGGGAGCATTTTTTCAGGCTGGTATGTGGCAGTAAAAGCTTTTTGATTGACCATCTTGGGTATTAAGAGAGAGCTGCTGTACTTACTTAGCTGGCAAAGGATGCCATTTATCTAATTTAAACAACTAATGCCATAATGAAACAAGGCTGTAAAAGGACAGGTGTGAAAATCAATGCCACAATGGGATTCAATTTCAGAAGACGGGTAGGAAACAGGCAGATATTCTATGGAAGAATTTAAAGAAGCCAAGAACGTAAACCTTAAAAAAACCTACCAAGCAAAAAAGATCTCTCCCACCAGAGAACAGCACAAAATAAACACCTGGACTGAACCATGCCCAACAACAGAACCTGTAAAAAACGAGACAGCTAGTTTTTTCTGACAGCTCATAGAAAACAACATCCAAAAAGCCAATTTTTGCAATCCTAGAAGAAAACTTGTGTTGGTTTTTAGCGTGACTGTGTCCTGTTTGCCTTTCAGCACTACCCAGACGAGCGGCACGGGGGGCCTGAGCGTCACTCCCGGGACAGCTGGGGTGGCTACGGCTCCGACAGGAGGATGAGTGAGGGAAGAGGGATCCCCCCACAAACCCGGTTAGTGCCTGGCAAATCAGGGAAGTGACTGGGGGCTCTTTACATTCCCTCAGTGAACCTTTGAAGGGCGAGAGCAGAAGCAGCTTGACAAGTGTGAATCCTCTCTCCAGATCTTTGAGcatctgcaggagcagggaattgcCACGTGTAGCTCCCACGTGCCTCGGGAGAGTGAAGCACTGTAGTGAGTAAAGAGCTGCTCAGTTagctcagctcctggctgtgcttcTCCTGTAAATAACTTTCATTTCTACAGATGAGATTCAGTCTGTTTCTACAGATGCCCCAGTAAGGCCTACACAAGTCTCATTCCTGGCCACTGGTCAGGTTTTAAAGGAAATTGAGTGAGAAGTCTCTGCAGTGGTGGGGTAGAGAACTTGGACTCACCTGGAATTGTAGTGGTTTCTCTTTAAACCAGTTAATCCAGCTGGGCATTTTCCAGCTATATAATTTTCAGACAGAGGAGTGGCAGCCAATGAATTGATCCATGCCCAAGTATTTCAGTCCATTGCAATATCCATGATGTGTCTGGATCAAAAAAGACAAGTTTTGTTGTGTGAAGGATGCTGTTCAGCAAGTGTCTGTCATTGTTTCTCTTTGACCAGTTCTGATTGCAGTGATTGGGTGGCTACAGCTTTAGCTTGATTAACCATTTAACACACTTTGGCATGGGGTATGGTGACTGGCTTTaccctgtgctgctcagtgGGTAGCGGACATACCTAGAAgatgttcttttatttttttaagagatgGACGTGACTGGGGAGATCATGGTCGAAAGTTAGAGGGGCATCAAGATCGTACATGGCAGGGAAATGTGGATGGAGGAGTGATGGGACGGGATCATGAGAGATGGCAAGGTACACTTGCTGCTTACCAGTGTGATTGTGGTTCTTTTCTGTCAATTACTGCTGCTGAACCTTCTAGTGGTAGTTAAATTACTGAGAAATCAAATGAAATTCTGGGAACAAGGTGACATATTTATTAGGGAAACACAAAaacctgtatttttctttttttttttctctttttttttcctctttttggaTTAGGTGGTGATAGAAGCATGCCTGGTCAGTCAGGACCAGGCCATGGGATGACTCGAGGAGGGACATCAGGGTAAGAACCTTTGTCAGAGTGCTTATAATGCTTTTATAATACTTTGATCTGTATAAGCCTGGATtggcaaggagaaaaaaaaccccaacaaattaAAGAAACACCTTTCAGAGTATAGGAATGTGCCCCCTGTTCACGGAGtgactaaattattttttgtctgcttaaaaaggcaaaaagcccAGAAATTTCTCTCCCTAATTGGTACAAAGACACCTCAGAGAACCTTGTTGGACTTCACCTCAGACGTCTGATTGGGCAGAGGCCAAGAGGTCTCAGTTGGGTAATACAttagaaaaggaagagaacaaAAGGAATAATCACTTTTGGGGggtgttttagcaggagcaagaacctcttgcccCTAGCTCAGTTTTCCTCTGTAAGACCTTTGTTATTTTGCCTTTCATTAAACCTTTTTCTGTTTCCAACTCTGTCGCTATTGAGGTGAGGATGGGAATGAAACAACTCCATGTTCAGAAGGCAAAGAATGATCTGTTTATTCAAAGTACATCTCTATTTTATAGAGAACATCATGAAGACTAATTTCCTTGGTTTTAGAGTAAATACATTTCACCTGATTGGTACACTGGACTTAGGTTAGTGTGGTAGAACATACCTATAAACAGTATGAGCAGAAAACAAGATCACAGATGGTTTACATTCCTCCCAGGCTTAGACTGGTAGaaatctttttctctctgactgaactgagaatatccataCAACACGCCCTGCTAGCTTGATGCCATTGGGGGTAAATGGGGATGTGCTGGGTTCTCTGGGAGCTCCGGGGAGCTccgggagagccgcggcagcGCCCGACGCGTGCGGTTGTTGGTTGTTGGCAGGCGCGGAGGCTTGGCTGGGAGCCAGGGCCAGGCGCTGCAGGGGATCCCCGGTGCGTTCGCAGCCCCCGAGAGGACAAACAGGCTGGGTGAGCCCCGCTTCAGCCGCCGCTACTGACGGCTCCTGTACAGAAACGGGGTTTTTAACCTCCGACCCACTGCGGTGGTGAGTTTTATCAACCCAGACTCACCTTGAGTTTGTGATTCTAAAAATGCCAGACTGCTGCTGCGCTGTAGCCAAATACTGTGTCAacttggtttggggtttgtttggtttggtttgggttttttttttttgtttgtttgtaatGAACATGGTGTTGGTCAAACATCGCTTTTAAGTTTCTGTAAGTGAAACAttccatttttcaaaaataataaaatcgGTTTATGgctgctgtttcttttctgtttctggagTCTTTGGTGACCTCATGAGAGgtttaaaaatcattaaagaGACAGTCTGCTTTTAGCACTGTGAGCTTTGAAGATCCCAGGTGTcactgtgctggggacagcagcgaGTCCCTGGTgttgctgtgctggggacaccaATGAGTCTATGATAGATCTGTGACATTGTGGATGTGGAAGGGCCCGGCAGACCCTGCCTGtctttaattatttcctttgtgccattaagttttaaatattatttctgcatttccattttagttttctgtcattttgggagtagaaggaggaggaagaaggaaagctgggaaaaagggggaaggagagaggaggaagaaggaaggaggcCTGAAAAGTAGGATTGAGTTCAGTCTAGGGGTCAGTGCTCACCTTGTTTACCTCCCTCTGATGCTGATAGCCTGCATTGCTTGTTGCTTTGCATCTTCAACATAAAAACCTAAAAGCCAAACATGAGAATACTCCCAGGGTCAGAAGTCACATCTTCTCCCCACCTCAGCAGCATCACAAACACCTGGGGGCCACAGGTGGGGCAGAAAGTGCCCCACATCCCCCAGGCACTCTGGGGATGctgaggggaaggagaagacAGGAGGAGAGACCAAGAACAGGTGTCCCCTGGGGCCGTGCTCACAGGTTTGGGGTGATGTCACAGTGGTGGAGCCCCTCAGGCACAAATTTtaattcttccttctcttccctatGGCCtatctttatttcttcctttcacCTCTGGCTTCATGTCCCTGTGTTTTAATTCCTCCCTTTAAAACTTCTTATTCAtacacatatttaaaaataatattaatttatataataATGAGGGTTATTTCCAAATAACCCTCTTCATTTACTGTATTCCACACAGAATTTTAGAACGTAAGGAATTCTGAATACAGATACATATAGGTCTTGAACATAGAGATAGAAATTTTGTatctatatataaaaatgaacataaAGGCCTTGAAAATGTAAGAAAATCGGTTCTATACGGAGGAAATAGaagtttctgtatttattttttcctgtctctAAATGAGATTTTGGCTCGATTTAAATCCCTGTCGCCGCCTGGCGGTGAGCGTGAGGaactgcagggctctgggggctcaCTGAGCCGCCTCCTGGCTGAAGGTGGTACTGCAGGGCAGAAACAGGCGCGGTGACACCGGGACTCACTGGTGACAGCGGGACTcacaggtgtccccagcacagcgACACCGGGActcactgctgtccccagcacagcgACATTGGGGACTCTctggtgtccccagcacagcgACACCGGGActcactgctgtccccagcacagcgACACCGGGACTCTctggtgtccccagcacagcgACACCGGGACTCActggtgtccccagcacagTGACAGCAGGGACTCACTGGTGTCCCCAGCAAAGTGACACCAGGGACTTTGCCAGTGTACCCAGCGCAGTGACATGGGTGAttcactgctgtccccagcacagcaacACCAGGGACTCATTGGTGTCCCCAGCACAGTGACAGCAGGGACTCActggtgtccccagcactgTGACAGCAGGGACTCACTGGTGTCCCTAGCACAGTGACACCTGGGATTTGCTTTTGTCCCCAGCACAGTGACACCGGGActcactgctgtccccagcactgtgACACTGGGGATTTGCTTTTGTCCCCAACACAGCGACCCTGGGGActcactgctgtccccagcacagtgACATTGAAGActcactgctgtccccagcacagtgACACCAGGGActtgctgctgtccccagcacagtgACACCTGGGATTTGCTACAGAGGGATCCACCAAAGCCATCTGAACTCCTGCTGGAGGCAGGAAGGTGTCCCAGGAGCTGGAATTCCCACTGTGGGTGTTCCATAAGGGATGCCAGCAGGATCCACAGGGACCCCAGTGACAACCAGAACTTCACAGAACAGCAGCTGTAcagaaaaaacaacacagaaaagtTCATTGGCTGAAGGGCAATATTCCACACAGGAAGGAGTGTGggcttggtttgggtttttttgggaaacCCATATTCCCATCAATTTATAGGAGATCTAACATAGCAACAAAAAAAGGCTGGGTACCCCATGGGTATCTCCTCACTGTAACACCTGTCACTTCAGGGTTAACAAATTCATTTCACTGCCCTGGAACATCACCACAAAGagatttcagaattatttttaacagctcACAGCACAACCCAGAAATTTAAGccttggaaaaacaaaagtttCCCTTTACTTATATTGCACCTGTTTCACAAAGAGCCACATGGCAGAAGTTCTTTATGctgcatcaaaaaaaaaaaaaaaaaaaagggtttgaaCACAGATTAGAAAGGAAAACTGAGCTTTGGAAATCATCACGAGTTGACCCCAAAATACCAACACTATTTTTACATGTCACTGTGCACTTACAAAGCCTAAGTCTTGCCTCAATTTTATTTAGCATTCAGTTATTTAAAAACCATAAGCATTTTACCAGATGATAAAGATACTCTTACCACCACTGGGTACTAAAATTGAACCTATGGggggaatatttttaaagagcaCCAAATCCTCTTTGGAACTACCACCAGAAAAGCCACGTGGAGTGGGGAGAGATTGGGTTTCTTATTTCCACAACTACCCAGGGCTGTTTGGGGAAGAAGTTTTGCAATGCTGTGATGTATTTATGTGTAAAAAATACATagtgaaaatcaaaatatctcATGGGAGTCCAGTTCTAACACTGGTTACAGCATTTATGTGTGAGAACATCCACCCAACTCCTCACCAGTGGCCATTATGACACTCCCAGAGCTTCCTGCAAGGAATCAACCCCAACCCCTTGGCTTTGATTTAATAACAGGGTCATTGTACACAGTTGTGTAGACTTTGCCCTCTTTATTCCAGCTTCTCTGTCCTTTCTGCAGCCCTGTGTACAGAGTCAAACACGCCACTCATTTACAAACCAGCTTAAAACAAACACCTCACTTggccacacaaaaaaaaacttgcAGAGGTCCAAGACTAAAATGTTTATTCCAGCAATGTCAGGAAGTTCCTCTCCCTGAATGTGGGCAATATTGCTTAAggactgggatttgggatccagcAAAAGCACCCGGTGTAACCTGACAGTTTTAATTACAGCCTGCACCACACCCAACcgtccctgctgcccacaggcctggttgcagcagcaggagctctccAGGGAACACATTCACTCCCTGGGCTCTAAATGGACCCATTATCCTCATGGGATATCCTCATTTTGGGCCAGTCCCTGCAAGCACAGGAGTTCTGTTTCAGAGACAGGAGTGAGCCCCAGACTGGAATTTGGGACAGTTCTGAACAGAAaaccctcagctgctgccaagACTACAGAAAAAGCTGAGCTTAAAAGCTGCCCTGGTAAGTGTGCAGGGCAAGCTTACTCTGAAAACACTTGCCAGAAAAGTGTTTGGTTATAttctttaaaaggaaacaaatctgaatatatttaataaagtCTCTGATCTGGTTTTTATTTACTCCCCATAGCAGCTGAGGGTGCAGGAACATGGCACAGCAGAGGATGGACAGATGAACTCAGAGGATGCCTGCACATCTCAGGGGCCCACTGCCACTTTTTTCCTCGTATTTTACCTCCTGTGATGTAGAAGAATCACCTCAATTTTCcaaaagggaaactgaggcacaaagaCCACAATTCAGCATTTGCAGGAATTTAGCAGGTCACAGCCAGCTCCCTTTGAAAGCAGCTGGAGAACTTCAGCCCCTGCTGACAATCTCAGCCTGAATCTCTCATCCTCAAATCAGAGTCAGCACATAATCCAAATCCAGAGTCCACCAAATCCTTGTTACATGTAGGTAAAAGCATTGAAATGTTGGGAAATGAGCTCTAGAAATACACATTTGGCATTTTCCctgtattaaaaataagtaagtATACAGACATTAATACTGGAACAGGCAAAAGAAATTTCATCTGAAGGAAAGATTTCTTCATGACCTTGATTGGGACAGATTCATTTAGATTTTCCACCAAAATTCTCAACTAGCATGAACACAATGAACTCCAGTCAAGGCAAGAAGTTCTGCTcacacacagctgcagcactTTTAACCCCTGTCTTGAGTTTCAGAAGGACCATTTCCTCTTTTGGACTCTGGTGGAAGGCTGTTCATGTAACTACCACCCCAGCAGCCAAAAGAATAAGTTCAGCTTGATTgtgcacttaaaaataaatcctttattATCCAGAAAGGAGCCAAATCATCATCTCACATCATGGAAATGGTCAttttaaagcaataaataaGAGGAGTGTTCTATGACACACCCTGGATTTTGTCACTGGTGTCTGGTACCTCTCTGGTTAAAGCATAAAACTTATGCTAGCAAAGTCTCACTGTACAACAGTCTGGGAAGCAAGGAAGGCCCTAAAATCTTTTACTAaagcaacaacagaaaaattctGATTCAGTGAAACACAATTTCCAAGTTGGGTTTCACTTCATTCCAAGGAATTTCACTCCAAAGAAGGAAAGCCAAGTTTCATCCCTTCCATGCACAAATGCAGTACCTGACACACACAATCACCTTGTCTAGAATTCATACTGGATCAGTTCTTAACCATAAATTATCTGTTTACTTCTGattcagtttttctttcatttcctatTCGAGCCAGGGTAGTTGCAGGAACAGCACAGGATACAAAATTTAACTTCTTTCAGCAGGAAGTGGAAGTCAGACTAAATCCACACAGCTACTCCAACAGCAGTaattaagacattttaaaaacccaaacaattaGGGACTAAAAAGTTTTAAGAAACAATTAATAATGATGATTGTTCAAATCAATGCATTCAAAACATATAAGAGAGCATAACTTATGCATAAAACTGAGAACAAAACACCTTTCACCtttcaatttttaaagcaacaaaacagttttgaaaGAACAGGTGTGAagcaagtaaaaaaataaaatcatattaTTCCAAACACTTTTATTTGTGAAGGAGTTTCCTGCATGGCCAGGGGATAGCAATGTCTGGAGTTACAGGACTACATGATTCAGAAAACAAGGATGATTTTCAGTTGGGCTTGGTTGTTCTTTGCCATGACCAGTGATTTGGAGAACTGTGTTTTTCTGTGCCTGAAGCAGTTCTGGGAGGGATCAATCCTTCCACTGCCTGCTCCTCCAGAAACACTTCTGCTTTGTCATCCAGGGCTGAAGGCAGAGGCACAAGAGTTGTGAATCCACAAGAAGTTGCACAGATGCTGGAGATGAACTCGAGTTTACCTGCCTGCAGCTGATCCACCTCAGTCAATCCTCCCCAGACGAATCCTGAGCAGCACAAGTACCCCTTGCTTTCACTTCTTCCTGAAAGCTTCATTAAAAGGATCATTGAACCGTTGTTAGAGAACAAGTTAAAGGTGACATTACCAGCATGGAAACAAGATACTGGCCAGAATTCAGCTGCCAAGAGAACAACCAGCTGGCAGACTCTGAAAGGAGCAGTGACAGATGTTCCAGTCTGCAGTGACACGTGCACCTCACCAGGATCTG
Protein-coding regions in this window:
- the LOC100227175 gene encoding scaffold attachment factor B1 isoform X2; amino-acid sequence: MAESHSPAGLAESASLAGPGVPGSESESRRRPLSELRVIDLRAELRQRNLDSGGNKSVLMERLRKAIEEEGGNPDEIPLASENIMKKTPKRSSKGRRADEEGVEDNGLEEDSGDGQDDIEASLDNLQDIDMMDISVLDEAEIDNGNAVDCGDDYSAHNILDSLSDSKENADAEMKEFPDQPTEYAVGNLEASPQFSEIKEESREIPIVMVEFEDVGNSLDASSSDLTVIKELEELPLEPENEKILDILGETCKSELLNEEPPEAERPRAQEASNAGPGKRLAEEEDALAAAQLEEDALALDSKSAQALARKEAKRLVVAKGETSEQSPEEEGPDSEGVVVETLSDQSSKRSQGLEASSGEAAEKGAGAEARDSKEDGKRAEDKANSEESSPATKESSASEGGDQKKSPVEDKDTKAVTKDEKGRVGSGSGRNLWVSGLSSSTRATDLKNLFSKYGKVVGAKVVTNARSPGARCYGFVTMSTSEEATKCINHLHRTELHGKMISVEKAKNEPAGKKPSDKKEGETRKEKDRHHSAECKSEKSVGIKKEEKIDKKDDAKKSEKDEKEGKEKDEQKTGSSDRSRASKSASRGTERTVVMDKSKGEPVISVKTSASKERSTKSQDRKSESKEKQDILSFDKIKEQRERERQRQREREIRETERRRERERRDREQRLAAIHERDERQRLQRERERLEFQRQRLDRERLERERLERERMHIEQERRREQERIQREREELRRQQEQLRYEQERRSAMRRPYDPDSRRDDPYWPEAKRLALEERYHSDFGRQDRFHDFDHRDRGRYQDHCLDRRDCTRGIPDRDGQHYPDERHGGPERHSRDSWGGYGSDRRMSEGRGIPPQTRDGRDWGDHGRKLEGHQDRTWQGNVDGGVMGRDHERWQGGDRSMPGQSGPGHGMTRGGTSGRGGLAGSQGQALQGIPGAFAAPERTNRLGEPRFSRRY
- the LOC100227175 gene encoding scaffold attachment factor B1 isoform X1, with amino-acid sequence MAESHSPAGLAESASLAGPGVPGSESESRRRPLSELRVIDLRAELRQRNLDSGGNKSVLMERLRKAIEEEGGNPDEIPLASENIMKKTPKRSSKGRRADEEGVEDNGLEEDSGDGQDDIEASLDNLQDIDMMDISVLDEAEIDNGNAVDCGDDYSAHNILDSLSDSKENADAEMKEFPDQPTEYAVGNLEASPQFSEIKEESREIPIVMVEFEDVGNSLDASSSDLTVIKELEELPLEPENEKILDILGETCKSELLNEEPPEAERPRAQEASNAGPGKRLAEEEDALAAAQLEEDALALDSKSAQALARKEAKRLVVAKGETSEQSPEEEGPDSEGVVVETLSDQSSKRSQGLEASSGEAAEKGAGAEARDSKEDGKRAEDKANSEESSPATKESSASEGGDQKKSPVEDKDTKAVTKDEKGRVGSGSGRNLWVSGLSSSTRATDLKNLFSKYGKVVGAKVVTNARSPGARCYGFVTMSTSEEATKCINHLHRTELHGKMISVEKAKNEPAGKKPSDKKEGETRKEKDRHHSAECKSEKSVGIKKEEKIDKKDDAKKSEKDEKEGKEKDEQKTGSSDRSRASKSASRGTERTVVMDKSKGEPVISVKTSASKERSTKSQDRKSESKEKQDILSFDKIKEQRERERQRQREREIRETERRRERERRDREQRLAAIHERDERQRLQRERERLEFQRQRLDRERLERERLERERMHIEQERRREQERIQREREELRRQQEQLRYEQERRSAMRRPYDPDRRDDPYWPEAKRLALEERYHSDFGRQDRFHDFDHRDRGRYQDHCLDRRDCTRGIPDRDGQHYPDERHGGPERHSRDSWGGYGSDRRMSEGRGIPPQTRDGRDWGDHGRKLEGHQDRTWQGNVDGGVMGRDHERWQGGDRSMPGQSGPGHGMTRGGTSGRGGLAGSQGQALQGIPGAFAAPERTNRLGEPRFSRRY